The nucleotide window GCCGGACGGTACTGCCTTTTTCGGGCGTGTCAAGCTGCCCTCGCTGGCCGCGTCCATGGCCGCCTGTGCCTCGGCTTCTGCCTCCTCTTTTTTCTTAAGGCCGTACTGACACACGAAACACACGGACATGAGGTGAGGAAGGGCGGCGTGCAACATCATCAGTTacagctctaataacattaatatccagtatgaagctctaatagcattaatatccagtatgaagctctaatagcattaatatccagtatgaagttctaataacattaatatccagtatgaagctctaatatcattaatatccagtatgaagttctaataacattaatatccagtatgaagctctaataacattaatatccagtataaagctctaatagcattaatgtccagtatgaagctctaataacagtaatatccagtatgaagttctaataacattaatatccagtatgaactctaatagcattaatatccagtatgaagctctaatagcattaatatccagtatgaagttctaataacattaatatccagtatgaagctctaataatattaatatccagtatgaagttctaataacattaatatccagtatgaagctctaatagcattaatatccagtatgaagctctaatagcattaatatccagtatgaagttctaatagcattaatatccagtatgaagctctaataacattaatatccagtatgaagttctaatagcattaatatccagtatgaagctctaatagcattaatatccagtatgaagttctaataacattaatatccagtatgaagttctaataacattaatatccagtatgaagctctaatagcattaatatccagtatgaaactctaatagcattaatatccagtatgaagttctaataacattaatatccagtatgaagttctaataacattaatatccagtatgaagctctaatagcattaatatccagtatgaagctctaatagcattaatatccagtatgaagttctaataacattaatatccagtatgaagctctaataacagtaatatccagtatgaaactctaatagcattaatatccagtatgaagctctaatagcattaatatccagtatgaaactctaatagcattaatatccagtatgaagttctaataacattaatatccagtatgaagttctaatagcattaatatccagtatgaagttctaataacattaatatccagtatgaagctctaatagcattaatatccagtatgaagttctaataacattaatatccagtatgaagctctaataacattaatatccagtatgaaactcctACCTTGTCTCTGATGCCCTGTCTCATCACCTCCCTCTCGGCCTCCATCTTGGAGTATTTggctttcctctcctcctcctgctgcctcAGAGCCTCCtgcctctcctcctctttctccttctccgcCTCGGGGTCCTTATCCTCTTCTCCACCCAGCATCTTTCCCACATCAGGGGGACCCCCTTCACATACACAGAAGACCACCGGGTTAGAGTCAAAACAAGCAGCAagtggaaaaatggacaagcgtaggACCCGAGGACCCCTGAGGTGGCCGAGAGGGGGCGATGCTGCATCCGAGGCTGCGTAGATGCAGACCCCTGTCCACCATCTATAATGGACAAGTGAGCCTCAATACTGGACCAATGGAAGAAGGCGGTCTGGTCCAGTGTCCTTCATAGACATCCAGGTGCACATGCTCTGTTCACCTGTGGGAGGCGCTGGAACAGCAAGTCCGTTCCATAAAGGCTCCATCTGAATCTCACAGGGGTTAAAGCCAGCATCTGCTGGGACGTCCTGCGGTCAGATACCACAGATCCCACCTTCAGAGGTAGAGGGCGCTATTTCGGTCAGATCAGTGCGATAAATGAAGGACAGGAGGGTGTCAGTTTGGCCTCGTTACTTCAGGCTACTGCAGTACCTTGAGCTGGCAATGAGCCAGCACTGACgtcaatctcacacacacacacacacacacacacacacacacaccccaccccctCACCGAATGATACGGTGAAATGCAGAGTCAGCCTGAACCATGAATCCCAGCAGTAGAGCGGTCAGGAGGCAAACCTGCTGCCCCTACGGGTCTGTCCGTGCACAGGTTGCCAGATATTCAACACCAGAATCTGCCCACCCCGATTCGATCATGCTGCACTGACACTGACCCTATGTCtttagggttgggggggggtgaaTGACCCGATGCCCCCTTCCTTGGTGCCTGTGGGTGTGCAACTGGCTTCAAATGAGGattagccaatcagattttatGACCatgataattataattattaaaactGAGAACCGGATCTATTATCTGATCTGGAGCTAGCTAATAACCCAT belongs to Salminus brasiliensis chromosome 24, fSalBra1.hap2, whole genome shotgun sequence and includes:
- the cplx2a gene encoding complexin 2, like, whose amino-acid sequence is MNFVMKAALGGGPPDVGKMLGGEEDKDPEAEKEKEEERQEALRQQEEERKAKYSKMEAEREVMRQGIRDKYGLKKKEEAEAEAQAAMDAASEGSLTRPKKAVPSGCGDDDEEEESIMDTVMKYLPGPLQDMLKK